The Pseudarthrobacter sp. NS4 genome includes a window with the following:
- a CDS encoding ribose-5-phosphate isomerase, translating into MTSSPAFPRVHIATDHAGMELSAHLVSHLTAKGYEVVDHGPKVYDAQDDYPSFCINAALAVVADQQAGVHALGIVLGGSGNGEQIAANKVKGVRAALAWNHSTATLAREHNDANVVAVGGRQHTVEEATELIEAFLSQPFSNDERHVRRIGKVAAYEATGEVIE; encoded by the coding sequence GTGACCTCTTCCCCTGCCTTCCCGCGGGTCCACATCGCCACCGACCACGCAGGCATGGAGCTCAGCGCCCACCTGGTGTCCCACCTGACCGCCAAGGGCTATGAAGTGGTGGACCACGGACCCAAGGTCTACGACGCCCAGGACGACTACCCGTCCTTCTGCATCAACGCCGCCCTTGCGGTGGTGGCTGACCAGCAGGCAGGAGTTCACGCGCTGGGCATCGTGCTGGGCGGTTCGGGCAACGGTGAGCAGATTGCTGCCAACAAGGTCAAGGGCGTCAGGGCAGCCCTCGCCTGGAACCACTCCACGGCAACCCTGGCCCGCGAGCACAACGACGCCAACGTGGTGGCCGTAGGCGGGCGCCAGCACACGGTGGAGGAAGCAACGGAGCTCATAGAAGCCTTCCTTTCCCAGCCCTTCAGCAACGACGAGCGGCACGTCCGCAGGATCGGCAAGGTCGCTGCCTACGAGGCCACCGGCGAGGTCATCGAGTAG